Genomic DNA from Lactuca sativa cultivar Salinas chromosome 8, Lsat_Salinas_v11, whole genome shotgun sequence:
CCTGATCCTCGGTTAACCCTGGTCTATCATGGCCACTCGCTCTTGATCTGGATCCCCATGtgaacaccatactgaaaataaactagAGATATATAagatgaaacacatatcacaccaTAGGAACTAATCCACATCAAGACCCTAGGGGTTGTGGCTTCCCTGTTACACgtatgagtcctgtgcttccaatagtatggacccatactaccttccacacctacctatattcaaggttgtagaactcgttacttgGTATCAGTttggccgactaccgagtagcgagtactcggggagtactcggatttggtaattcatgtgtaaatatttttagggaaattatatatgtcaaaatcataagttaaaatcataagttgattgaaatatataacaaaattagatacatgtgaatacacaaaaactataaaaaacacataatagtctcacttcgtgaataattactgcaaatttaaaaaatatatatttagtaataatcacatgtgtgtgttaaataataaatcattaagtatatttaAATTGTAACTCGCCTCAGTAAGGGGCCGAGTAGCGAGTGTTCGGAGAAGTAAtcgaccaactcagcgagttttacaacactgcccGTATTTTTCTCAaaagatcatcacaacaaccctaacaacacaCACTAAAATACACATACACCCTATTCTCACTTCCTAGAGAAAGGCTAGATATTCCTCAACTAGCCAGCTGACCCCACATacctcatccatgaaacttctacCAACCCTACAACACTTGTGTATAAGATCATTTTGATAATGTGCAAGTAAGACATAAGATCAAAAAGTGATTATTATGAATGTGATATGTCTAACTCAGATGAATTGATAAAATGGTGATGCTCTGGAAGACTTCTTACAACTTATGACGTTCGATTTCAAGTTTAACAACCTATTTTAACAACTTGGTTTGCATCATAACCGGTTGGGTTATCCTTTTTAATGGGAGTTGGAAAAGATTGTTGAACAACCTTCTTATAATACAAGACTAAaagcttattttttattttttatttttaatatttttaagtaAAAGGTAATGGAAAAGAGAAGAAAAGAATAGGCAAAGGGTTAATATCCGTTGAACAAGTCTCAAGTTTGGTTACAACTTTTCTCCCAAATCGAATTCCtcacccaaaccctaaaattctTTACCTCTAAGCTTCCATATTCTCTAAATCTAGTCCAGTTTTTGTTATCAATTCTTAACGAAGGCGAGGCGAGCTTCTGTGTTGGAAGCACGCCGATCGCCACCATGTCGATAAAATCATCATCGCCGATCGccctcatcatcatcaccatcgcaATCGCCTTAACCGCGTCACCTATCTGTGTCCAATCCAAATCGGATTTCCTCCTATTGCCGTCAGATGACGCCGGATCCACCTCTCTCTGCCCTCGTTccgtaaactctgaatcatgtcCTGTCAAGTGCTTTAGACCCGCTCCGGTTTGCGGCGTCAATAACGTTACGTACTGGTGCGGATGTTCCGAGGCAATTTGTGCCGGTGTACAGGTGGCGAAGCTAGGTTTTTGTGACTATGAAAATGAAGGCAGCGGGCCGGTGTCAGGTCAGGCGCTTCTCTTGGTTCATATCGTTTGGCTTATTTTACTCGGATTCTTCGTCTTGTTCGGCCTTCTCTGAGTTCTGATGATCGACATTgttgttttctttttttaatttctcTTTACGGCTTTTCTGGTTGCATTTGTTGAAAGTTGAGGTCTGATTTTTTACATTCGTATTCATTAGTTTTACCATTCGTTGTATCTGTAGATAACAATTCATTTTAATGTCATGTATCATTCTATCATTCTATTAAAAGAACCCATTAGTTGTTCTTCAAGGATCAAGATATGCGAGGTTTTGTTGCATCTTTCATATTGTTCCTATCTCATGGAATGAAAGTTGCGTATCCATTGTATTACACGGTTGATTCCATTCACATGGTAAAACTTGAAACTGCAGTCCTTGATTAAGTTTAATTTCTTAACAAAGTTTCAGCAAGCTCTCAAACTTGACTACAAATTACATTGAAGAAGACAATGAGACTCCCTAAGTTATGACACTTCAAATTCCCAAAAATCACTTTCGTCATTCGTTAATTTACTTGATTCAGTTCTTAAATTCATTTCAGATTTCTAGAAATGGTAACAACTCGCAAAGTGAAAAATGAACGGACATGACATGGAATGTGGTAAATGATGTATGAAATTGCTTCTAATCCTAGCTAATCTGGCGACCATGTTACATGTGAAGATGAACTGGACATAAGATTCTGTTTTTGTTTTTCCTCCATAAGGCTGTCACGAATTTCACAGCTAAATAGTTGCTACTAGATATTTGATGGATCATTTGAGTTCACTTTCCATGATTAATATTTCCACCCTATATGTATATGGATTATACAGAATTTAATCAATGAAAATTACAATTTTAGGCAGCTTGGCTTCATGCAACTTGAGCTGCTGGCTAACTTGGTGAGTTAAGTTGCATCTATCCAGTGCAATGCAGACATAATTCAGATAGATGAACACCAACCaataacaaataagaaaaaaaaggaTAAATTATTCAAAAAACTTGCTACAAATGGTATATGTTGAGTAGTAGTGCATCAGTCTATTCGTATTCCATTAATTTCACGCATCAACAATCTAGAGTTCCCAACAACACGTTTACTTTCTTCAACAATATAACTACATAACTCGTGCTTAGGCTCTGGGCATAAGCTTTTCAACTCAATCAAAGGATCTTTCACAACATAATTACTATAAATCTCTCTAGCAGGCTCAACATGACACCACCAAAAATCCGATAATGCCATCTGTAACACATTCCAATATTCTAAATCCCTGTCTATCCTAATTAAACTACTCCCTTTTGGAGTCCACACATAAAAATCCATCCAATCACGGTCCAAAATCTCCATCAATCCTTGAGCTTGTGGAATATAATTGTATGGAACTTGTGACCATGGGAAACCTTTTCTCATATTACCCTTATAAAATGGACATTTTATTTCTAACACCCCTCGGCAAGGCAACCCATAAACCATCTTGTCGATTACCCCATCAGGAGATGCTGCAAGCCAATTCCGATTCCGGTCCCCATCGGAATTCAAATTCCGGCTAACATGGAAATCAGGAAAGAAAACGGAATTGGCATTCCCGGTTATATTTTTGTACCTTTCGAGGGCTTCCTTTTCTTTGATGTTTTTCCAACAAGTGGAGAGGTTTCCTGTGAAGGGTTCAACAGCACCTATCTTTTCTAGCCAGAGTTGGACTCTTCTGTTGGGCCAAAAGCCGATAGCTTGTGCAAAAGTGCTTGCTGTTAGCTTATACTTTCTTTCTTCTTGCCAGTTTTTGAACCGGTGTTTAAGACTGGTGGATTCAAGAATAAGATGACTTGAGGTACATAAAGATTTGGTGGCAATTCGATATTGATTTCGTGTTGTGCGATGCAAGTGTAAAACAGCCACGATGTGAGCAACCGTGACAATGAATTGAGACTTCGAGATTGGAGATGTGACTCATGAAATCCGAAATGCTTGCTGCTGTTGCCTGAGTTAGAGTTATGAAACCCCAAGTTCAATTTCCATATCAAAACCACGTCTAGAAACAGTTCCATAGATAAAAAATTGTTCATTGGCGACTTTCATCAAACAGGTAGCATGCATATATAATATTAACTCATTTCGAGCAAAAACAATAAGTGTTTTTACGTACCTCGTTAATGGTGGTACAAAACGAAAATTGGCTGGAAGAAAACGTTGTTTCCGCCTGATTCTCTTCGCGTATTTAGTGAGTGGGTCGTATATATGGCGAGAGAATAAAAAACTGGCCTGACGGACGAAGCTGCCGATTCTAGCGATTTAGCGTTGTATATGGAGGAGGCGGAGTAGAGAACAGTAGAGCGACACCGGAGAATAGCTGAGGGCAGTGAGGCGCCGGAGAGCAGAAGAGGTCGAGCACAGAAAATGCACGGACGAGCGGACGGTGACAGAGATGAATCTAATTTAGGGTTGTGTTATTAACAATTTTAGTCCACTTATTAGATTTTGACAAAATTGTAAGAATGGTTATGTATTACGCTCAAAAATCGATAAAATTGATATTTTGGGCAAAAGAGGTTTTGACTTGTTAGTTTggtctattttattttaatttttttataaaatgatgatTTTCCCCTCTGTAttttctttttttcatttttgtattacaaaaataaaagaagaaaataaaaaataaaagaaaaataccctctctctctctctctctctctctctctctctctctctctctcttttcttgCTAACCACtaacaaaagaagaagaaatcgGCGACTATCACCAGACTAGGTTGTCCCTCCGCCTCCTCCGATCAGGTAGCATTTCCCCAAACACCAGCTTCGATCGTTGATGCCCTCCCTTTGAACCTCGACAGCCTACAACGAGAGAAAGGAGATCGAgatctgaagttagggtttcttgacGGCTAGGGTTTTCAGATGGGTGTTTCGCTACTAGAAATCGAGGCGGAGACACTTGTGATGTACTGCTCGACGAAGTTAGGGTTGTTTAAACCCATGACGAGACCCTTAGCAAAACCATGAGAGagagaaatgatattttttttcttttttcttttcttcttttatttttgtaataaaaaatgaaaaaagaaaataaaaatggcaaaatcattattttataaaaaaaattaaagtagAATGGACCAAACTAGCAACAAAATGGAAACTTTTTGACCATTTGTGCTAGTCAAAACCTGTTTggcccaaaatgacaattttcgacataccacagggaccactcttgcaattttgtcttagaTTTTCTCCGTTAAGTAATAACAtaacaaaaaataacaaaaatagtgAACTTTTTTTTATTCAACTCCAACCaacctttaaaatgataaatgatgttttttttaGAGGTCTTTATATTTTACCTTATTTAGTGTTAAAAATAAGTAAcacaaaaatgattttaaatttaaAGGTTGGATGGAGGATACTTAGGCCTCCAAAACACAAAAGTGATGATAAATAGAGAATGATTGGAGTTATTGTTAGTTGCAAAAAAAGGCAAGAATTTTTTCTAAAAGTTGACGAACTCCAAAGAATACAAGTTGAGGCTAATTAAAAATCTATTaaatgtaatgttttaaaaaccgggtTTTTAGTTTAACTGGTATGGTGATCGGTTTATTCatgcatacatatataaatcatgaatttgaagtttacaagttcaaatattatatatatatatatatatatatatatatatatatatatatatatatatatatataataaattgtaGATCAattcaaatacattaaaataacacataattataaattttagtgttttacatcaatccatatacgttaaaaagaaaataaactataatactaaaaaaaatatagttttagatgaatactaatacatcaaaaaactttatgacatttaccatatgtttttatttagagaaagctagatagatttgaaaaaaaaaatcactaaATTTTATCATGTAAATGGTTATTTTCTCTATGTTTTTATTTGGATTaattggttcaaccggtttattttgatcggttcaaccgggtttttctaaaaaccggctgGTTCAATCTGCTTCAGAAATCAACGTAAAATCGGTGATAGTTGAACTGCTCTTTCCCTCagttcccggtccaaccggttcgatcGACTGGTTGAACCGGTTTTTATAACATTGATTAAATGTCACTTTGTAATTTTCAAGATTTATTAAAGtcgttataattatttaaatgtttttttaacgaTCCCCTAAACCTATATACAATAAACCTATATCATAAATGtttggtcaaaatatggtttatactttgcttttctggacaattatatttttctgtaatatttttggagtttacggtcatgtttacggttgagtttacgtccgtaaacccatttacggcccatgttatccggcccatgttccctagtatatatataggtgttagggtgaggagtagagattgatgaactgaATAGAGAGAAACGAGAgcttatgtatgtgtgtgtgaatctcatgtaaaggagcatcattccaatctattcaatacattgaagattcatattattcttcttctccttctcttctattttatctgacatcatccgtttgattgggattccgcaccatcaaacggatctgactgatacacagacaaattagagacttacaattggtatcagagcttggttgtatcagtcaattttgtcagatttggggcattatttgatcttattttcgaaatatttttgcatttttggatagatctcgcaaacataaagggggtttgttcttcttgtttttcataaaaaaaggtttttgatcgagttttggagctttaaagtcgaaaaatcggtgtttttgatcgtaatcagcgagggggtggcggccagcagctagggtttccgaagtGTTTGCGGTCGGTGTTCAGGGTCCGAGCTTGCGGCCTCGGAGCTTACGGCTTCTGAATTCACGATCCGAGATTATAGGCCTCGCGGTTTCCGATTCGCACCAGATCCTCGCATCGCGCGTCGCACCTCGTCCTCGCAAGCAGCAGGTGTCTTCGCAGCGTCTATTAAAAAAAGGAAGAGACATACGAGATTTAGGAGGTGCCGGGGATCAAACCCGGGTCTCCAGCCAATTCAGCCAAGCGCCTTACCAACTCGACCACATTGCTAGATGACATCCTCCTTCCGAATTTAATTCATAAAGCGTCATTTTCGGTTCCAATTTCgcattttttacatttttaacccaaaactcaattccttttaattttaaatttctttttcatccaaaataaataataataataataataataataataataaaattaaaaataataataataaataaattaaattaaaattaataaataaattatattttaatttttgacttttatttatttttgttaacttttgaccttaaattttgaatttgatttccaatgttgacctttgactttaaactttggcttttttgtttaatttttaaattttcaaatttagtttttcggtttgacttttaagtttgacttttcatatttgacttttgagtttaactttttaaatttgacttttaaggttgacttttgaggtttataatcaaagggtttgacttttaagtttgattttggtttttagttgtgctttttaattgattttaaggtctacgagagagtagaaaacatgaaagagagtcgttaggatatgttaagacaaaatttcaacattttcgattatatccctggagaaaccctcaaaactcagttgcagcgatttactacacttattaccgagatgaatatagctgggatatTCTTGTCTAAatatgagataaacaaaaagctattgaattcacttccaaaatcgtgggatatggacgtggctatcatcaagaagacaaaagatctcaatcgtcttagtcttgccGATGTACTTGAAgagcttgatgctttgaagtatGGAAATACAATGAGTTTTGCAAACAtctcggtcaatgaagtttcagattctcaatcatgtgaagtttcatgtacactatctagtgaagatacgattaaatttcttcggggacaaattgatttattaaaaagagtaGTTGAGGacatgagatatgaaggatatcaactcaggaaacgacagaaacccctgaaggctgaattagaagcaaaaaccaaggactttaggaagcttcaggaagagtatagcagcaagtgtgaaaattatgactatattaagagacaacttactgttgtaactgaagaacttgacgctttaaaaattaagtgtggaaaaatagatgttagttttaaaaattatactgcgtcgaGTCATACAGTTGAGTCCTTGTATGAAACCcacttaaaattcaaagaaaatcaaaacaagggtctagggtatgatagtgttcctccacatttcaatgataactacacatccatccctatgacacaggaagaaattgacagggaggcacatcttagaTATgacaaaccagctggatttgtgtcaggaggagttattaatgttgaaaatactaatgtttctacttcatgtgtagGTAAAGTAATAGAAGATGAGAGcaaggagagcactactgaacaaaccaatgactctttgaactcataatctgttgcttcgaattctgttgctcctaacaaacctgtcgttgagaaatataggcctctAATTCCAGCGCAAAAGAGTGCCTATTGCAAGTGTGCATCTAggatcaataagagacaaggcaaggatatgccaccaggggcaggaataaataacttcacagtgaagaaaaagacttgttttcactgtggaacacctggacacattgccagaaattgtcctaatcgtgcatacgttccctactatgcacaaggatgaaaaaacgcgccaagtgggagatacttcaaaagaaacccttccaggtcacgttcagacattgATGAATGGAAcgcacagaaggccaagaatcaaacctaaaaggccaagaattcaactcccaaggccaagcatccgaatcccaagggcaagaaggaaatgtcagccaacaagcccaatccaagagatgatccggtaaaacaaagaccggttaggtcaaagtcatctcaacggctgacatcaagatcaaaaggaagcactgagccacccatcagattgaaaaagaaatgggttaaacccaactacaaatgggtctcgaaggctcaatctcccaaatcttctaacgattctaatatttctatatcttctgtttgtgataaatagGACATGTAATGGGAGAAAGTAccttgcgttgatgacaaaggtcgacccagtttcaaaatggattgggttccaaagaccaactgatcccgctctgtgctggagcagttatggaggcatatcatcagacttcgtttTGTTGGtggtggctgctcctggcatatgattggggacatctctcaactgtacaacattcagacctttgttgagagtatgtgtccttttgcgggaaaggaagaaaggaagagatcacaaatggggttagtgcttaataacatgaagaattttcggatgtgttctgagattatgcttgctgttctcagaccttctgaatgcatattcaatcggtgaattacggtttgcgttttcttctctatactacggagtttttcttaagctgattcactttaaagactaatttttgttttaggatagtttaaatttgcgcatttactttcgtttctctcctatgcacaaatttaggggggagaaataaaaacaaaacaaaaattagaaaatttataatatatatatatatatatatatatatatatatatatatatatatatatatatatatatggtgtaaATGAAATGTGCTTGTAGGAGATATTTTGAGAAGTGATATTAtctagtgataacaggcaacctgagtccgCGTAacatacccaaagttgaagggtctatgccttggtttgatgcgtcggtaggcacgaaaaattttaaatatacatgactaggcagaattgaacttaggaaatttatagacttgacaaatcttgacctagttagatccgttcagcctgacaatacgacactcGGATAGGttaagcagggagatatatatgggaatctactcgtcacattaatttaacccgtacttggaaccgtggtttaacttttcctcgatgtgcggattctgtccttaattccggttggatggggcgactggtaaattccgataaattaggtatgtagaataacattttctttctttctgtctgttagtcatacgttgtctcctttgcgtgacttccaatctgacctggtacacaacatatgcaactctatttctctgcaggctatatatgtaaaatacttcttatctgttagccatatgctgtctcctttgcgtgacttctaatccgacctggtacacagcatatgcaaccttctacttctcaactcCTTTGAAGTAACAAGTAATAGAATTccgaatctatcctctctctgaatggttgtctgctcacccggtgtaaggagtactctggaagttcttgatggctggggcatatcaggaagcaggaaacatgttccagtacaattaaaattgaacattcaaagattgtctatagatctcgttgctcaatttaggtggacaacaatatccctggtcgtcgtcagatgaatggaccttaagatatagtatctaagaaattaggatcagatataaattttaggtttttaagttcatcatgtcttgtaacaaatagtatgtcctaaatccgtcacaaattttttgtgtttaagtggaccacaataccgacgatcgaccagacaaagatgtgaatatggaagatACCGACAGGTGGATAA
This window encodes:
- the LOC111903413 gene encoding uncharacterized protein LOC111903413; this translates as MSIKSSSPIALIIITIAIALTASPICVQSKSDFLLLPSDDAGSTSLCPRSVNSESCPVKCFRPAPVCGVNNVTYWCGCSEAICAGVQVAKLGFCDYENEGSGPVSGQALLLVHIVWLILLGFFVLFGLL
- the LOC122195308 gene encoding uncharacterized protein LOC122195308, coding for MDHEELSNNLKKKRRERVSFSASLPEDIHGVFADSDCAVKYSSDPFHDIRKSIVKMIQYVKVQDWNDIEELIYFTSPISKSQFIVTVAHIVAVLHLHRTTRNQYRIATKSLCTSSHLILESTSLKHRFKNWQEERKYKLTASTFAQAIGFWPNRRVQLWLEKIGAVEPFTGNLSTCWKNIKEKEALERYKNITGNANSVFFPDFHVSRNLNSDGDRNRNWLAASPDGVIDKMVYGLPCRGVLEIKCPFYKGNMRKGFPWSQVPYNYIPQAQGLMEILDRDWMDFYVWTPKGSSLIRIDRDLEYWNVLQMALSDFWWCHVEPAREIYSNYVVKDPLIELKSLCPEPKHELCSYIVEESKRVVGNSRLLMREINGIRID